The Mauremys reevesii isolate NIE-2019 linkage group 13, ASM1616193v1, whole genome shotgun sequence genome contains a region encoding:
- the LOC120380762 gene encoding olfactory receptor 6M1-like has protein sequence MEERNETAVSEFILLGFSSLGEKLKIFLFLILLLTYLITVTGNVVIIFIGWVNHRLHSPMYFFIANLSFLETWFTSVTSPKLMLNFLSISKTISFHGCMAQSFFYFALGATELAFLVVMSFDRYVAICRPLQYTTIMKQRFCIQLVLGTWVGGFMVMSFRMLLISKLSFCGPNVINHFFCDTTPLFLLSCTDTSGVRRVDSILISTLVLSSLCLTMLSYVSILFSILRIPTAIGRQKAFATCGSHLTSLAIAYGSCIVLYATPSGNSSLNLNKGMALLNTVLYPFLNPFIYSLRNKTVKLALRETFSLSTAKLLSDL, from the coding sequence ATGGAGGAAAGGAATGAAACGGCTGTGTCTGAGTTCATCCTACTGGGATTTTCCAGCCTTGGTGAGAAACTGAAGATTTTCCTGTTCCTGATTCTTCTCCTCACCTACCTGATCACAGTGACGGGCAACGTGGTCATCATTTTCATAGGGTGGGTGAATCACCGACTCCACTCTCCCATGTACTTTTTCATCGCCAATTTGTCCTTCTTGGAAACATGGTTCACCTCAGTCACAAGCCCTAAGCTGATGTTGAACTTTCTCTCAATCAGCAAAACCATTTCATTCCACGGCTGCATGGCCCAGTCCTTCTTCTATTTCGCCTTAGGTGCAACAGAGTTAGCCTTCCTAGTGGTCATGTCCTTTGATCGTTATGTTGCCATCTGCCGCCCTTTGCAATATACCACCATCATGAAGCAGAGATTCTGTATCCAGTTAGTTCTTGGTACATGGGTGGGAGGTTTTATGGTTATGAGTTTCCGGATGCTCCTCATTTCGAAGTTGAGTTTCTGTGGGCCAAATGTGatcaaccatttcttctgtgacaccACACCCCTTTTCCTACTGTCCTGCACTGACACCAGTGGGGTTAGAAGGGTGGATTCTATTTTGATCTCAACTTTAGTGCTGAGCTCATTATGCCTAACGATGTTGTCATATGTGAGCATCTTATTTTCTATTCTCCGAATCCCAACGGCCATAGGCAGACAGAAAGCTTTTGCTACGTGTGGGTCTCATCTCACATCTTTGGCAATTGCCTATGGGAGCTGCATTGTGTTGTATGCCACACCTTCAGGAAATTCCTCCTTGAACCTCAACAAAGGGATGGCTCTGCTGAACACTGTCCTGTACCCTTTCCTCAACCCTTTTAtctacagcctcagaaacaaGACTGTGAAACTCGCTCTGAGAGAAACGTTTAGCTTGAGCACTGCAAAGTTGCTCTCTGATCTGTGA
- the LOC120380764 gene encoding olfactory receptor 6M1-like, which produces MSDMKERNETAVSEFILLGFSSLGEKLQIFLFLVLLLTYLFTVTGNVVIIFIVWLDRRLHSPMYFFIANLSFLEIWFTSVTSPKLMLNFLSVSRTISFHGCMAQTFFYFALGITEFCLLVVMSFDRYAAICRPLQYATIMTQRLCIQLVLGSWVGSFMVISFRMLLISKLRFCGPNVINHFFCDNEPIFQLSCTDTSEVRRVDSILISTLVLSSICLTMLSYVSILFSILRIPTATGRQKAFATCGSHLTSLAIGYASCIVLYVRPSGSASLDVNKGVALLNTVLYPFLNPFIYSLRNKTVKLALRETFRLSTVKLFPNP; this is translated from the coding sequence ATGTCGGACATGAAGGAAAGAAATGAAACGGCTGTGTCTGAGTTCATCCTACTGGGATTTTCCAGCCTTGGTGAGAAACTGCAAATTTTCCTCTTCCTGGTTCTTCTCCTCACCTACCTGTTCACAGTAACAGGGAACGTGGTCATCATTTTCATAGTGTGGCTGGATCGCCGACTCCACTCTCCCATGTACTTTTTCATCGCCAATTTGTCTTTCTTGGAAATCTGGTTCACCTCGGTCACAAGCCCTAAGCTGATGCTGAACTTTCTCTCAGTTAGCAGAACCATTTCATTCCACGGCTGCATGGCCCAGACCTTCTTCTATTTTGCTTTAGGGATTACAGAGTTCTGTCTCCTTGTGGTCATGTCCTTTGATCGCTATGCTGCCATCTGCCGCCCTTTGCAATACGCCACCATCATGACACAGAGACTCTGCATCCAACTAGTGCTTGGCTCATGGGTGGGAAGTTTTATGGTCATAAGTTTCCGGATGCTCCTGATTTCAAAGCTGAGATTCTGTGGGCCAAATGTGatcaaccatttcttctgtgacaacGAACCCATTTTTCAACTCTCCTGCACTGACACCAGTGAGGTTAGAAGGGTGGATTCCATTTTGATCTCAACTCTAGTCCTGAGCTCAATATGCCTGACAATGTTGTCATATGTGAGCATCTTATTCTCTATTCTCCGAATCCCAACGGCCACAGGTAGACAGAAAGCTTTTGCTACCTGTGGATCCCACCTCACATCTTTGGCAATTGGGTATGCAAGCTGCATTGTTTTGTATGTCAGGCCTTCAGGAAGTGCCTCCTTGGATGTCAACAAAGGGGTGGCTCTGCTGAACACTGTACTCTATCCTTTCCTCAACCCCTTTAtctacagcctcagaaacaaGACTGTAAAACTCGCTCTGAGAGAAACATTTAGGTTGAGCACTGTAAAGTTGTTCCCCAATCCGTGA